One window of Paenibacillus sp. FSL K6-3182 genomic DNA carries:
- a CDS encoding glycerate kinase, with the protein MKIVIAPDAFKGSRSAFHIASTMEAGIRTVHPHAEIVQLPMADGGEGTMEILVQVTGGSYIEVPVHDPLNRSIHARYGVMGDGQTAVIELAEASGLALLKNEEKNPLIASTVGTGELIRHALGSGYRQFIICLGGSATNDAGSGMLQALGMKLLDENGAELPLGGVHLSKLASIDDAGFHSSIRESSFIIAGDVRNPLCGEHGASLVYGPQKGASSEAVKQLDLALAHFAEGISKHTGIDVANLPGSGAAGGTGAALLAFFDAAMHAGAKLVMDRIGFEEHIVGADWILTGEGRLDSQTGSGKVIKAICDAARGQRIPVIAVCGSIDASSAYTSELGLRAGFSLVPGPCSVEEAIDHTDEWLLDRIVHIFSLL; encoded by the coding sequence ATGAAAATCGTTATTGCACCGGATGCGTTTAAGGGGTCAAGAAGCGCATTTCATATTGCTAGCACGATGGAAGCAGGCATTCGCACAGTACATCCACATGCTGAAATCGTACAGCTCCCAATGGCTGATGGCGGTGAAGGAACGATGGAGATTTTGGTACAAGTTACAGGCGGGAGTTATATCGAAGTTCCTGTTCACGACCCGCTGAACCGAAGCATTCACGCAAGATATGGCGTAATGGGGGATGGCCAAACCGCGGTTATTGAGCTTGCTGAAGCATCGGGTCTTGCTTTGCTCAAGAATGAAGAGAAAAATCCGCTTATCGCTTCAACAGTTGGCACCGGTGAATTGATTCGGCATGCACTCGGTTCTGGTTATCGTCAATTTATTATTTGCTTAGGAGGCAGCGCGACCAATGATGCCGGATCGGGCATGCTGCAGGCGCTCGGAATGAAGCTGTTAGATGAAAATGGAGCTGAGCTGCCGCTTGGAGGCGTTCATTTGTCGAAGCTTGCATCGATTGATGATGCTGGTTTCCATTCGAGCATTCGCGAAAGCAGCTTCATTATTGCTGGCGATGTACGTAATCCATTGTGCGGGGAGCATGGAGCTTCTTTGGTTTACGGTCCTCAGAAGGGAGCATCGTCTGAAGCAGTCAAGCAGCTTGACCTTGCATTAGCTCATTTTGCTGAAGGTATATCCAAGCATACAGGGATTGATGTGGCGAATTTGCCAGGCAGTGGAGCGGCAGGAGGAACAGGTGCAGCACTTTTAGCTTTTTTTGACGCCGCTATGCACGCTGGAGCAAAACTTGTTATGGATAGAATTGGGTTTGAGGAGCATATTGTTGGCGCTGATTGGATTTTGACAGGCGAAGGGAGATTAGACAGCCAAACGGGATCAGGTAAGGTGATCAAGGCGATATGTGATGCCGCTCGGGGGCAGCGCATCCCTGTTATCGCCGTTTGCGGGTCAATTGATGCGAGTTCAGCATACACGTCGGAACTTGGTCTTCGTGCAGGCTTCTCGCTCGTGCCGGGTCCATGTTCTGTAGAAGAGGCGATAGACCACACGGATGAGTGGCTGCTTGATCGTATCGTTCATATTTTCAGCTTGTTATAA
- a CDS encoding hemolysin family protein, with protein sequence MGIGFNLFMIALLILLTAFFVATEFAIIRLRSSRIDQLVLEGRKNALAVQRVTSNLDAYLSACQLGITITALGLGWLGEPTVEKMLLPLFERFAINDDISHILSFLIAFISVTFLHVVVGELAPKTWAIQKAEFISFLTAKPIILFHKILYPFIWLLNGSANALVRLFGLKPATEHEEAHSEEEIQIILNESYQSGKINNTEYGYVSRIFAFDELLAKEIMVPRTDMICLYTNKSLAENMEIIRKEQYTRFPVALESKDNIVGMINTKQLFLEYESDRDLDFKKLVHPVLSVSEVTPVKMLLKRMQLERVHIAILVDEYGGTSGLITIEDILEEIVGEIRDEFDADERKEIEQLADNCYLLDGKVSLSELSDLTGMNFEEEDVDTVGGWLYSQVTDPKPGKEHFYENYKFIIRETSKNRIRKVEMLIEQNQEAVEGETA encoded by the coding sequence ATGGGTATAGGATTCAATTTATTCATGATTGCTCTTCTTATTTTATTAACTGCTTTTTTCGTCGCAACGGAGTTCGCCATCATCAGACTTCGCTCCAGTCGGATCGATCAGTTAGTGCTTGAGGGCCGGAAGAACGCACTTGCCGTTCAACGGGTTACGAGTAATCTGGATGCCTACTTGTCAGCCTGTCAATTAGGTATTACTATTACAGCGCTCGGGCTGGGCTGGCTGGGAGAACCGACAGTTGAAAAAATGCTTTTACCCTTGTTTGAACGTTTTGCTATTAACGATGACATCAGTCATATTCTATCCTTTTTAATCGCATTTATTTCGGTCACATTCCTGCATGTTGTTGTCGGGGAGCTTGCACCAAAAACGTGGGCGATCCAGAAAGCTGAATTTATTAGCTTCTTAACAGCAAAACCGATTATTTTATTCCACAAGATTTTATATCCTTTCATTTGGTTGCTAAATGGCTCGGCTAACGCTTTGGTTCGCTTGTTCGGATTGAAACCAGCTACAGAGCATGAAGAAGCACACTCGGAAGAAGAAATTCAAATTATTCTTAACGAGAGCTACCAAAGCGGAAAGATTAACAATACAGAATACGGATATGTAAGCCGCATTTTCGCTTTTGACGAATTGCTGGCCAAAGAAATTATGGTGCCTCGCACCGATATGATTTGTTTGTATACAAACAAATCATTAGCTGAGAACATGGAAATTATTCGCAAGGAACAATATACGCGTTTCCCGGTCGCACTTGAGAGCAAGGATAACATCGTCGGCATGATTAACACGAAGCAGCTTTTCCTAGAATATGAATCAGATCGTGATTTGGATTTCAAAAAGCTTGTTCATCCTGTACTGAGCGTTTCTGAGGTTACGCCAGTCAAAATGCTTCTAAAGCGAATGCAATTAGAACGTGTTCACATCGCTATTCTCGTTGATGAATACGGCGGTACTTCCGGACTAATTACAATTGAAGATATTTTGGAAGAAATCGTTGGTGAAATTCGTGATGAATTTGATGCTGACGAACGCAAGGAAATTGAACAGTTGGCCGATAACTGCTATCTTCTCGATGGTAAAGTATCACTTAGCGAGCTGAGCGATCTAACCGGCATGAACTTCGAGGAAGAGGATGTGGATACGGTCGGCGGCTGGTTGTACAGTCAAGTGACCGATCCAAAGCCAGGCAAAGAGCACTTTTACGAAAACTATAAATTTATCATTCGTGAGACGAGCAAAAACCGGATTCGCAAGGTCGAAATGCTAATTGAGCAAAATCAAGAAGCCGTTGAAGGCGAAACCGCATAA
- a CDS encoding DUF1836 domain-containing protein — MESFTLTRKEMACLLLALDGKYNLKPLQVLQAAWTKTHQCDLEKGTGLPAFMSTLLPPIIEKLIKGNEIKGFSLHEIAALGQLIEYSNLSITSMQNWVKRDFKPYFDCPKAGKKYSLNQAALLFIIDDLKSNLDFESIRKLFEIVFKKPEDEADDLVGPIELYASYTSMFEELDANNDQLLDISGHLKENPHQDLLTEHVIRSSANQFASRLPNLTEKQWEAVRNILLVAVISIQTSYFHSLARRYCNATLFLATE, encoded by the coding sequence ATGGAGTCCTTTACGCTTACTCGAAAAGAGATGGCTTGCTTGCTGCTGGCTCTGGACGGAAAGTATAATTTGAAGCCACTGCAAGTGCTGCAAGCCGCATGGACCAAAACGCATCAATGTGATTTGGAGAAAGGCACGGGACTGCCTGCATTTATGTCTACGCTGCTGCCTCCAATTATTGAAAAGCTCATTAAAGGAAATGAGATTAAAGGCTTTTCACTACATGAAATTGCTGCGTTGGGCCAATTAATCGAATATTCGAATCTGTCGATTACCTCCATGCAAAACTGGGTAAAGCGAGATTTCAAACCTTATTTCGATTGTCCGAAAGCTGGGAAAAAATATTCTCTAAACCAAGCTGCGTTATTATTTATTATTGATGATTTAAAGTCAAATCTTGATTTTGAATCCATACGCAAGCTTTTTGAGATCGTATTCAAGAAACCAGAGGATGAAGCAGACGATTTAGTTGGGCCTATTGAATTATATGCATCTTATACTAGTATGTTTGAGGAGCTAGATGCGAATAACGATCAACTGCTCGACATTTCCGGTCATCTGAAGGAAAATCCGCATCAAGATTTATTGACAGAGCATGTCATTCGCTCTTCAGCGAATCAATTTGCAAGCAGATTGCCGAATTTAACAGAAAAACAATGGGAAGCGGTGCGAAATATTTTGCTCGTTGCGGTTATTTCCATCCAAACCTCCTATTTTCATTCGTTAGCAAGGCGTTATTGCAATGCAACCTTATTTTTAGCCACAGAATAA
- a CDS encoding methyl-accepting chemotaxis protein, which translates to MVFKDMIERAKILFKKLSLKKITSKLLLVTAIITLFNVGSGVLIYFQNHSVATSVEGSEELQRAERNYQGISNRLLKVMLLMVDAIENGKSDATLIMKDLETMPANIDELEKQLIDMDKKYPPATEDGPYYANQVNVLKLALDNLKVTNTDVSGLSSDEKSLRISNLISVYTVILSYSNDTMHERLTADANATQRLLDKDISSANLIVLINVILLAILPAIMIFVISQSIRTGLVGITKRIKQYGNNDFTSQEKLVRSDEFGDLDHALANMGDQLRETIKATLEVSESVLHISNNMDNMIGINRKASEDVNGQVELGRKVLLSQYDDASSISAVTEEISASSQQIAASSEYINNDMQNMKQSSHNGTQQMAGVVSMVNETVDQFSKLTEAFETMNERYNNVAKFLNGIQDLNTQTNLLSLNASIESARAGEHGRGFAVVADEIRKLSSQTDMISKQITKELTLIQSDVAASSRTIGSFANVINTTRQASETASSTFQALESQSSMLSDQVSEISTAISEITTGMSHIVSAVDKLLTTSSEVNGKMEHMSELSVKQNDISDDLRTLAEKLSLSSQDLKEKASVFKV; encoded by the coding sequence ATGGTTTTTAAGGATATGATAGAGAGAGCAAAAATACTGTTTAAGAAATTGAGTTTGAAGAAAATAACGAGCAAATTATTGCTTGTTACCGCAATCATCACACTATTTAATGTAGGCTCGGGCGTTTTGATTTATTTTCAAAATCATTCAGTAGCAACCTCAGTCGAAGGTTCAGAGGAATTGCAGCGTGCTGAACGCAATTATCAAGGTATATCGAATAGGCTGCTGAAAGTGATGCTTCTAATGGTAGATGCCATTGAAAATGGCAAAAGCGATGCAACGCTGATCATGAAGGATTTGGAAACGATGCCTGCCAACATCGATGAGTTGGAGAAACAGCTTATCGATATGGATAAGAAATATCCGCCTGCAACGGAAGATGGTCCTTATTATGCGAATCAAGTTAATGTTCTTAAGCTAGCATTAGATAACTTGAAAGTGACGAATACAGACGTGAGTGGATTATCATCAGATGAGAAATCGCTCCGCATAAGCAATCTAATAAGCGTATATACCGTCATTCTAAGTTATTCCAACGATACAATGCACGAGCGTTTGACCGCAGACGCTAACGCGACGCAGAGGCTTCTCGATAAAGACATATCCAGTGCGAACCTTATTGTGCTTATAAATGTCATTTTGCTAGCTATTCTTCCTGCTATTATGATTTTTGTCATCTCACAATCGATTAGAACAGGACTTGTAGGCATTACAAAAAGAATTAAGCAGTATGGCAATAATGATTTTACAAGTCAAGAAAAACTCGTTCGCTCTGACGAATTTGGCGATCTTGACCACGCTTTGGCTAATATGGGCGATCAGCTGCGAGAAACGATTAAAGCTACGCTTGAAGTGAGCGAATCTGTGCTCCACATCTCGAATAATATGGATAATATGATTGGTATTAATCGAAAAGCATCAGAGGATGTAAATGGCCAAGTGGAGCTGGGCAGAAAAGTGTTGCTGTCGCAGTATGACGATGCTTCATCCATTTCGGCAGTTACGGAAGAAATCTCAGCAAGCTCTCAGCAAATTGCTGCGTCGAGTGAATACATAAACAATGATATGCAAAATATGAAGCAATCATCTCATAACGGCACGCAGCAGATGGCTGGCGTGGTCTCGATGGTAAATGAAACAGTAGACCAGTTCTCAAAGCTAACTGAAGCTTTCGAAACGATGAATGAACGATATAACAATGTAGCTAAGTTTTTGAACGGCATTCAGGATTTGAACACACAGACGAATTTGTTGTCACTGAACGCATCCATTGAATCGGCAAGAGCGGGTGAGCATGGCAGAGGGTTCGCAGTAGTCGCTGATGAGATCCGCAAGTTGTCCAGTCAGACCGATATGATCTCGAAGCAGATCACGAAGGAGCTGACACTCATACAGAGCGATGTGGCAGCAAGCAGCCGCACGATCGGCAGCTTCGCGAATGTTATTAACACGACGCGTCAAGCATCTGAAACCGCAAGCAGCACATTCCAAGCATTGGAATCACAAAGCAGCATGCTGTCAGATCAAGTGAGCGAGATTTCTACGGCAATTAGTGAAATTACAACAGGCATGTCTCATATCGTGTCTGCAGTAGACAAGCTATTGACTACGTCTTCAGAAGTGAATGGGAAAATGGAACATATGAGCGAGCTTTCAGTTAAGCAAAATGATATTTCCGATGATTTGCGCACGCTTGCGGAGAAGCTTTCACTTTCCTCGCAGGATTTGAAGGAGAAAGCATCTGTTTTCAAAGTATAA
- a CDS encoding HSP90 family protein, producing MNFQVNLQGMIELLSKHLYSSPGVFIRELLQNGVDAITARKRLGHRFDARVTVEIYGSRTIAVHDNGIGLSESEIQLFLAQIGSTSKRDEMDSADDYIGQFGVGLLSCFVVSGEIVVITRSALEGDTLEWRGRPDGTYTIRKLEKDAPIGTTVFLTCKEGYEDYYEWDRVMELMSHYGQFLPVPIHLSEGKTDIRINEETPPWSMNSSDALTYGEDHLYQTFLDAIPLKSVIGELEGVAYILPYAVSLQAEKKHKVYMKRMLLSDQVNNMLPDWAFFVTCIMNTNGLRPTASRESFMENELFHTVKDEIGENIKQHMIQLSESNPVLFGKIIVIHSASIKAMAAEDDELYRLFIPFLSFETSFGMMKMSEILEQNKRIVVSSTLDEFRQVARVAKAQNVMVINGGYVHDFELVRKLPALDEDIEALVLDPINFSNVFQSITPAEHKSILSFLELSDQLLAPFQCRSVVKRFEPVDLAALYNTNDEVNFLRMAEQTKDEANDLFANIVDVVIHELYEVPYATICYNFNNPLMQRAMTCQNADMQKLSIETVYTQALLLGQYPLGPEELKLMNKSFMQVLEIGLSQAGDREL from the coding sequence ATGAACTTTCAAGTTAATTTACAAGGGATGATCGAGCTTCTCTCAAAGCATTTATATTCGAGCCCAGGCGTATTCATTAGGGAATTACTACAAAATGGCGTTGATGCGATAACGGCACGCAAACGGCTTGGACATCGTTTTGATGCACGCGTAACAGTTGAAATTTACGGTTCTCGAACGATTGCCGTTCACGATAATGGGATAGGCCTGTCCGAATCCGAAATCCAGCTTTTTTTGGCTCAAATCGGAAGTACCTCCAAGCGTGACGAAATGGATTCAGCAGACGACTATATTGGACAATTTGGCGTGGGTTTGCTGTCCTGCTTCGTAGTGAGCGGCGAAATCGTTGTTATTACCCGCTCCGCTCTAGAAGGCGATACTTTAGAATGGCGCGGGCGGCCAGACGGCACGTACACGATTCGCAAGCTTGAGAAGGATGCTCCAATCGGAACAACCGTGTTTTTGACATGCAAGGAGGGTTACGAGGATTATTACGAATGGGATCGTGTGATGGAGTTAATGAGCCATTATGGTCAGTTCCTACCTGTTCCGATTCATTTGTCCGAAGGGAAAACAGATATTAGGATTAACGAGGAAACTCCTCCGTGGTCCATGAATAGCAGTGATGCGCTCACCTATGGCGAAGATCACTTGTATCAAACCTTCTTGGATGCCATACCTTTAAAATCAGTAATTGGTGAGCTTGAGGGTGTCGCTTATATTCTTCCTTATGCTGTAAGCTTGCAAGCCGAGAAAAAACATAAGGTATATATGAAACGTATGCTGCTTTCCGATCAAGTTAACAATATGCTTCCGGATTGGGCTTTTTTTGTTACGTGTATCATGAATACGAATGGACTTCGACCAACGGCTTCTCGGGAGTCATTTATGGAAAATGAGCTTTTTCATACCGTAAAGGATGAAATTGGCGAAAACATTAAACAGCATATGATTCAGCTTTCAGAATCAAATCCTGTACTATTCGGGAAAATTATTGTTATTCATTCTGCTTCCATTAAAGCGATGGCTGCCGAAGATGATGAGCTTTATCGATTGTTTATCCCTTTCTTGTCGTTTGAGACTTCATTTGGCATGATGAAGATGAGCGAAATATTGGAACAGAACAAACGGATCGTTGTATCTTCAACACTTGATGAATTCCGCCAAGTGGCTCGCGTTGCCAAAGCGCAAAATGTGATGGTTATTAACGGCGGTTATGTCCATGATTTTGAACTTGTACGCAAGCTGCCTGCGCTGGATGAGGATATCGAGGCGTTAGTTCTAGATCCGATTAATTTCTCGAACGTCTTCCAATCCATAACTCCCGCGGAGCATAAAAGCATTCTTTCCTTTCTGGAGCTCTCGGATCAGCTGCTAGCTCCATTTCAATGCAGAAGCGTAGTAAAGCGATTTGAGCCAGTGGATTTGGCTGCTTTATACAATACAAATGATGAAGTGAATTTTCTGAGAATGGCAGAGCAAACGAAAGATGAAGCTAATGATTTGTTCGCAAACATTGTGGATGTTGTCATCCATGAGTTATATGAGGTGCCATATGCGACGATTTGCTACAACTTTAATAATCCGCTTATGCAGAGGGCTATGACCTGTCAGAATGCGGATATGCAGAAGCTAAGCATTGAGACCGTTTATACGCAGGCCTTGCTGCTTGGTCAATATCCTCTTGGCCCTGAGGAGCTGAAGTTAATGAACAAATCGTTTATGCAGGTGCTGGAAATCGGTCTTAGTCAGGCTGGTGATCGAGAGCTATGA
- a CDS encoding prenyltransferase produces MFKQFMKASRLRVLPVMLIPVALGALGAFVWNGIFNPLLFIITIVGAGTAHLFSNMINDLWDYYNGTDTAAQSTEGAIATNSGYLTKGTWSIRTFATVTWALFGIAAICGIIISITSGWPVLVFGGLGALIAYFYVAPPIQFGYRGKGYSEVAILISFGILPVVGAYFVQTSELDSRAFWLSLPIGLLTTLILFNHHFLHWQADRQAGKRTLVVVWGEKRALVFSRVLLFLAYISLILCVVVKALPIYGLLALPTAIPLYLVYGRLSSNNVSAAYVPLMGASLKATMRCGVILIVALIIQGLI; encoded by the coding sequence ATGTTTAAACAATTTATGAAAGCATCCAGGCTGAGGGTTCTTCCTGTTATGCTTATTCCCGTGGCGTTAGGTGCGCTGGGGGCTTTTGTGTGGAACGGCATTTTCAATCCTTTATTATTTATCATCACCATAGTTGGGGCAGGAACAGCCCATTTATTTTCTAATATGATCAATGATTTATGGGATTATTATAACGGTACGGATACGGCCGCTCAATCGACGGAAGGGGCAATTGCAACCAACTCTGGCTATTTGACAAAAGGGACGTGGAGCATTCGCACCTTTGCGACCGTAACATGGGCATTATTTGGCATTGCAGCGATTTGCGGCATTATAATTAGTATAACAAGCGGCTGGCCGGTGCTCGTATTTGGCGGGCTTGGGGCGTTAATTGCTTATTTCTATGTAGCTCCGCCGATCCAATTCGGATACCGCGGCAAAGGCTACAGTGAAGTCGCGATTTTGATCTCCTTCGGCATACTGCCTGTCGTAGGCGCTTATTTTGTACAAACCTCAGAATTAGATTCTCGGGCATTTTGGCTATCGCTCCCAATAGGACTTTTGACTACCCTAATATTGTTTAATCACCATTTCCTGCACTGGCAGGCTGATCGTCAAGCAGGGAAAAGAACATTAGTCGTCGTTTGGGGAGAAAAGAGAGCACTCGTTTTCTCGCGCGTTTTGCTTTTTCTCGCCTATATTTCACTTATCCTATGCGTGGTCGTGAAAGCATTGCCTATTTACGGGCTGCTGGCGCTGCCAACAGCGATACCTTTATATTTGGTATACGGCAGGTTATCATCAAATAATGTATCTGCTGCATACGTACCGCTTATGGGTGCCTCGCTGAAAGCAACGATGCGATGCGGTGTGATCTTAATCGTTGCCTTAATCATTCAGGGTCTTATTTAA
- a CDS encoding DUF6081 family protein has product MEKQWTLGDFHTILNEGEVWKIGGFPLQDGTFWQYREPNAVVIVRNGLLYVRAPLSRSNDQIQILDNAKHMYYSAEPVLVPESGEISFELQIRARSQNTAPDDLYDGFVSLNLLDFTTGGALDFFAGNDKYASVYAVLPFPGVKVPETDKTRYFCVFKEDTNFAAREFNTYKITYNRTNDEVVFFLNGQEVRRERDVPVKFNQFIVALGIMTEKDLSPEGSVSVHGQTVIGEWSPITIEIKE; this is encoded by the coding sequence ATGGAGAAGCAATGGACTTTAGGAGATTTTCATACGATTCTAAATGAAGGGGAAGTATGGAAAATCGGCGGTTTTCCGCTGCAAGACGGAACCTTCTGGCAGTACCGAGAGCCAAATGCGGTTGTCATTGTTCGCAATGGACTGCTGTATGTAAGAGCACCGCTTAGCCGCTCGAACGATCAAATTCAAATACTGGATAATGCTAAGCATATGTATTATTCTGCTGAACCTGTTCTTGTACCTGAATCCGGTGAGATCAGCTTTGAGCTACAAATTCGCGCACGTTCGCAAAATACAGCGCCTGATGATCTTTATGATGGTTTCGTTTCTTTGAATCTGCTCGATTTCACGACAGGCGGGGCACTCGACTTTTTTGCGGGAAATGACAAATATGCAAGTGTATATGCCGTTCTTCCTTTTCCAGGAGTAAAGGTGCCGGAGACGGATAAAACGAGATATTTCTGTGTGTTTAAGGAAGACACAAACTTTGCGGCGCGCGAATTTAATACGTACAAAATTACGTACAATCGCACCAATGATGAAGTCGTATTTTTTTTGAATGGCCAAGAAGTGCGGAGAGAGCGTGATGTTCCGGTTAAATTTAACCAATTTATCGTTGCGCTAGGCATTATGACGGAAAAGGATTTGTCGCCGGAGGGCAGCGTGTCGGTGCACGGACAGACTGTGATCGGAGAATGGTCTCCCATTACAATAGAAATTAAAGAGTAA
- a CDS encoding HAMP domain-containing sensor histidine kinase, producing the protein MLFVLIALWAIAAIIWLSDRRASVNHWLGAVAFSGGAGALAAVLDLQWLPAAAEAGMNQVAQQLLYRLQAFSSLTSYYGLPYSFALFAIAYKPVRLPKRLQQLMPFLLLIPIVLCVLFTPFYNTMYPISFKIVVWWAVPYIMYGAIQVLLKRQLHASFSRTHWIICSTVLPPVMFCMVMNYVFPSFGMLRMWVYNTWIIGLAVTVFVIALFTYGFMGVRVKIDRRRYDSTLRAVTSGTAILNHAIKNDAGKMRLFSEKMKAYAIETDQQELLADVETVLNASRHMQEMLQRVHRRTEDLVLRVEVTDIAALIEKTMKGYAQSLGNIELQSVLNEGWSCRIDPAQISEALGNIIANALEAMQDKGVLSILLSETKRELIIEVRDTGLGMDKSEITKVMEPFYTTKSGSDTNFGLGLPYAYHVMRKHKGMLGLRSVPGAGTSVYMTFPKRNVQATKIDVHVSQRREANG; encoded by the coding sequence ATGCTATTCGTTCTTATTGCTTTGTGGGCTATTGCAGCCATTATATGGCTCTCCGATCGGCGAGCATCCGTTAATCATTGGTTAGGCGCTGTGGCGTTTAGCGGAGGAGCTGGTGCGCTTGCTGCCGTACTTGACCTGCAATGGCTGCCAGCAGCAGCGGAAGCTGGAATGAATCAAGTAGCGCAGCAGCTTCTTTATCGCTTGCAAGCGTTCTCCTCGTTGACCTCCTACTACGGATTGCCGTATTCCTTTGCATTGTTTGCTATAGCGTACAAACCTGTACGGCTACCAAAACGGCTGCAGCAGCTTATGCCCTTTTTACTGTTAATTCCGATTGTTTTATGTGTTTTGTTTACTCCATTTTATAATACGATGTACCCCATCTCGTTCAAGATTGTCGTATGGTGGGCGGTTCCTTATATTATGTACGGGGCGATACAGGTACTGCTCAAGCGGCAGCTGCATGCCTCTTTTTCTCGCACACACTGGATAATATGTTCAACCGTGCTGCCGCCAGTTATGTTCTGTATGGTCATGAATTACGTATTTCCAAGCTTCGGCATGCTGCGGATGTGGGTCTATAATACTTGGATCATTGGTTTAGCCGTAACTGTATTTGTTATTGCATTATTCACCTATGGCTTCATGGGTGTGCGAGTGAAGATCGATCGCCGCAGATACGATTCTACGTTAAGAGCAGTCACCTCAGGAACTGCCATACTTAATCATGCGATCAAAAACGATGCAGGAAAAATGCGGCTTTTCTCGGAGAAGATGAAAGCTTATGCCATTGAAACCGATCAACAAGAGCTGCTTGCGGATGTTGAAACGGTGCTGAACGCTTCTCGCCATATGCAGGAGATGCTGCAAAGGGTGCATCGTCGAACGGAGGATTTGGTGCTTCGTGTGGAAGTGACCGACATTGCAGCGCTTATCGAGAAGACGATGAAAGGATACGCCCAAAGCCTTGGCAACATCGAGCTGCAAAGCGTGTTAAACGAAGGCTGGAGTTGTCGCATCGATCCCGCGCAGATAAGCGAGGCTTTAGGCAATATAATAGCCAACGCTTTGGAGGCTATGCAAGACAAAGGCGTCCTGTCTATTCTGTTAAGCGAAACCAAAAGAGAGCTTATTATTGAGGTCAGAGACACGGGCCTTGGCATGGACAAGAGTGAGATAACGAAAGTAATGGAGCCGTTCTATACGACCAAAAGCGGCAGTGACACTAATTTTGGACTCGGACTGCCCTATGCGTACCATGTGATGCGCAAGCATAAAGGTATGCTTGGCTTGCGAAGCGTGCCAGGAGCTGGAACATCTGTCTACATGACTTTTCCGAAACGAAATGTTCAAGCCACAAAAATAGATGTACATGTTTCGCAGAGGAGGGAAGCAAATGGATAA
- a CDS encoding response regulator transcription factor → MDKIKVWIVEDDRDWLRGLVAYLNKEQDIEVVWTASRADDVRQALMEGKQQSVPADVVLMDIMLDGRPEGVLLAEEAAIATGGRVIMLTSMEEKELIFRSFQAGAIDYQIKSDFESLPEAVRSAYRSQSPINAAVAERMREEFRRLKQMEREFEAKKLGDLITPSELQLLDLIDQGYTQPQIADKLVVSIRTVKNHVNHILKKLNLSGSREAANKAKEMGLFHKKKDEDSTM, encoded by the coding sequence ATGGATAAAATCAAGGTATGGATCGTCGAGGATGATCGTGATTGGCTGCGCGGCCTTGTCGCTTATTTAAACAAGGAGCAGGATATTGAAGTGGTTTGGACTGCCAGCAGGGCAGACGATGTTAGACAGGCGCTTATGGAAGGGAAGCAGCAGTCTGTGCCTGCAGATGTAGTGCTGATGGATATCATGCTTGACGGAAGGCCGGAAGGCGTTCTGCTCGCTGAGGAGGCGGCAATAGCTACCGGAGGAAGGGTCATCATGCTTACGTCAATGGAGGAGAAGGAGCTTATCTTTCGATCCTTCCAAGCGGGAGCTATCGATTACCAAATCAAATCTGATTTTGAAAGCTTGCCTGAAGCTGTACGCTCGGCATACCGAAGCCAATCCCCCATTAACGCGGCTGTAGCAGAACGGATGCGCGAGGAATTCCGTCGACTGAAGCAGATGGAGCGCGAGTTCGAGGCGAAGAAGCTCGGTGATTTGATTACACCGTCTGAGCTTCAGCTGCTTGATTTAATTGATCAAGGATATACCCAGCCGCAGATTGCCGACAAGCTGGTTGTATCGATTCGTACCGTCAAAAACCATGTTAATCATATATTAAAAAAGCTGAATTTGAGCGGGTCGCGCGAAGCAGCAAATAAAGCCAAAGAGATGGGCTTATTTCATAAGAAAAAGGACGAGGATAGTACCATGTAA